The Impatiens glandulifera chromosome 8, dImpGla2.1, whole genome shotgun sequence genome includes a window with the following:
- the LOC124912158 gene encoding protein STRUBBELIG-RECEPTOR FAMILY 3-like, which yields MYLHVSETNSMVFIREMSYVKWVMVWLIVGFWITSSSHGLTHPSDVFAINGLYAALGFPILPGWISFGGDPCVDAWQGVQCVDSNITQIVLSGVNLRGQLGESLQNFASIIQLDLSNNSIGGGIPSSLPITIRNFYLSGNQLTGNIPTSLSLLGQLTDLSFSSNKLTGPIPDAFQRLTNLINLDLSGNNLSNQLPPSMANLSSLVTLHLQNNQLNGRLDVLQDLSLKDLNVENNMFTGPVPPKLLNIPNFRSGGNPFNKTVIPSSPSPSPFLSPPRVPSPDIGSGGPKNRPSTDSAPKTPNSKNGKRFLKTKRGVLIIVGGILAVAAIISLGLFLFICRSKRRQITNKIDKSSDFISKQKEDHHSIDHVSNVEDSLRVEKTNKETTKNLNSVRTFTVATLQQYSDSFSQENLIGRGLLGSVYSAKLPTGEILAVKKLDTTNTICGSLSEERFLELACSVSKLRHGNVAEMMGYCVEHGQRLLVYKYYQNGTIHEALYSNENLHKSLSWNTRIRLALGSSRALEYLHEVCEPPIVHQNFKSSNILLDDQLAVHVSDCGLAPIWPPESLKQLMNDGYGAPEVELGAYTCKSDVYSFGILMLELLTGRKSCDRSRARGEQFLVRWAIPQLHDIDALSKMVDPSLNGAYPSKSLSRFADIISLCVQPEPEFRPLMSEIVESLLHLI from the exons ATGTATTTGCATGTCTCTGAAACTAATTCAATGGTTTTTATCAGAGAAATGAGCTATGTAAAATGGGTTATGGTGTGGCTGATTGTGGGTTTTTGGATTACTTCTTCTTCCCATGGTTTAACTCATCCTAGTGATG ttTTTGCTATAAATGGTTTATATGCTGCATTGGGTTTTCCAATTCTTCCTGGTTGGATTTCATTTGGAGGTGATCCTTGTGTTGATGCTTGGCAAGGTGTTCAATGTGTGGATTCAAACATCACTCAAAT AGTTCTTAGTGGTGTTAATTTGAGAGGTCAATTGGGTGAAAGCTTGCAGAATTTTGCTTCTATTATCCAATT AGACTTGAGTAACAACAGCATTGGTGGTGGCATTCCATCAAGTTTACCCATCACTATCAGAAACTT TTATCTTTCGGGCAATCAATTGACCGGAAACATCCCAACTAGTCTATCTTTACTAGGTCAATTAACCGATTT GTCATTTAGCAGTAACAAATTAACTGGTCCAATTCCTGATGCCTTTCAACGGCTCACCAATTTGATCAACTT GGATTTATCGGGTAATAATCTTAGCAATCAACTGCCTCCTTCAATGGCTAATTTATCATCTCTTGTTACATT GCATTTGCAGAACAATCAACTCAATGGAAGACTCGATGTTTTGCAAGACCTTTCCCTCAAAGACCT GAATGTTGAGAATAACATGTTTACTGGTCCTGTACCTCCTAAATTACTAAATATACCAAATTTCAG GAGTGGCGGGAATCCGTTTAACAAAACTGTTATACCCTCGTCTCCTTCTCCATCTCCTTTTTTATCTCCTCCCAGAGTTCCATCTCCGGATATAGGCTCAGGTGGGCCGAAAAATAGACCATCAACAGATTCTGCACCCAAAACGCCAAATTCTAAAAATGGAAAGAGATTTTTGAAAACCAAAAGGGGCGTTTTGATTATTGTTGGAGGGATTCTAGCAGTAGCTGCAATTATTTCTTTGGGACTATTCTTGTTTATTTGTAGATCCAAACGAAGacaaataactaataaaatagacaaaagttcggattttatctcaaaacaGAAGGAGGATCATCATTCTATTGATCATGTATCTAATGTAGAAGATAGTTTAAGggttgaaaaaacaaataaagaaacCACTAAGAACCTTAATTCTGTAAGGACATTCACTGTTGCGACACTTCAGCAATACAGCGACAGTTTTTCTCAAGAGAATCTCATTGGACGAGGTTTGCTTGGTTCTGTTTATAGTGCAAAACTTCCCACAGGAGAG ATTCTAGCAGTCAAGAAACTGGACACGACGAATACTATTTGTGGGTCGTTAAGTGAGGAACGATTTCTGGAGCTTGCATGTAGTGTTTCTAAGCTTAGACATGGAAATGTAGCTGAGATGATGGGATATTGTGTTGAACATGGACAAAGGCTACTTGTGTATAAATACTACCAAAATGGAACCATTCATGAAGCATTGTATTCTAACGAGAACCTCCACAAGAGCCTGTCGTGGAATACTCGAATTCGATTGGCTCTTGGTTCTTCGCGAGCATTAGA gTATCTGCATGAAGTTTGTGAACCACCAATTGTGCACCAAAACTTCAAGTCTTCCAATATTCTCCTCGACGATCAGCTGGCAGTTCATGTTTCAGATTGCGGTTTGGCTCCTATATGGCCGCCAGAGTCCCTAAAACAG TTGATGAACGACGGTTATGGTGCCCCTGAGGTGGAGTTGGGAGCCTATACTTGCAAGAGTGACGTCTACAGCTTTGGGATATTAATGTTGGAGCTTCTTACTGGTCGAAAATCATGCGACAG ATCAAGGGCAAGAGGAGAGCAATTCTTGGTTAGATGGGCGATTCCTCAGCTTCATGATATCGATGCATTATCGAAAATGGTTGATCCTTCTTTAAATGGAGCATATCCATCAAAGTCTTTATCACGGTTTGCTGACATAATTTCCCTTTGTGTTCAG CCTGAGCCCGAGTTCAGGCCTCTGATGTCGGAAATTGTTGAGAGCCTTTTACATTTGATATAG
- the LOC124912901 gene encoding polyphenol oxidase, chloroplastic-like, whose amino-acid sequence MASLLLSTSPCTISNKNSSNNLSSSFLNKFKIPSLLSTKKLAHVPCKVACQAKNNDQNDKSDGKFDRRNLLIGLGGLYGTAASLAGDPMATLAAPILAPDVSKCGNAQLPSGVKPTNCCPPSSTKIVDFKLPVTSNALRVRPAAHLADADYIAKYTKALNLMKALPDSDPRSFKQQSNVHCAYCDGAYQQVGFPNLELQVHDSWLFMPFHRWYLYFFEKILGNLIGDPNFAMPYWNWDNPNGMQIPSMYTDKNSPLYDALRDARHLPPTIVDLDYNGSDSPTDDQTQISSNLTVMYRQMVSNSRTPRLFMGSPYRAGDEPDPGPGSLENMPHGPVHIWVGDSTQPNFEDMGNFYSAGRDPIFYAHHSNIDRLWSIWKTLGGRRQDFTDPDWLNSSFLFYDENAQMVRVKVKDSLDSTKLGYNYQNVDTPWMDSKPKPRNSKLFGNLIGKRGNGIAMAANGPKPSTPVTVLPKVLDGPITIKVARPKKSRSKKEKDDEEEILVIEGIEVDRDAFVKFDILINDEHGSHSGPEKTEFAGSFVNVPHKHKHKHAKKTKTDLRLGITELLEDLGCDDDDSVLVSLVPRYGSKGAVSVSGIKIEFE is encoded by the coding sequence ATGGCTTCTCTTCTCCTTTCAACTTCCCCTTGTACCATCTCCAACAAGAACTCTTCTAATAAtttatcttcttcattcttgaacaagttcaaaaTCCCATCTCTTTTATCCACCAAGAAGCTTGCTCATGTCCCATGTAAAGTGGCATGCCAAGCAAAAAATAATGACCAAAATGATAAGTCGGATGGAAAATTCGATAGAAGAAACCTCCTCATCGGTCTAGGTGGCCTATATGGTACCGCCGCTAGCTTAGCTGGCGATCCCATGGCCACTCTAGCTGCTCCGATCTTGGCGCCTGATGTAAGCAAATGTGGCAATGCACAGTTGCCATCAGGCGTCAAGCCTACCAATTGTTGTCCTCCTTCGTCCACCAAGATTGTTGATTTCAAACTACCCGTGACGTCTAATGCATTGCGGGTAAGGCCTGCGGCTCATTTAGCCGATGCTGATTATATTGCCAAGTATACGAAAGCCCTAAACCTCATGAAGGCTCTCCCGGATAGTGATCCACGTAGCTTTAAGCAACAATCTAATGTTCATTGTGCTTATTGTGATGGGGCGTATCAACAAGTTGGATTTCCGAATCTTGAGCTCCAAGTTCATGATTCTTGGCTCTTCATGCCTTTCCATAGATGGTACTTATACTTCTTTGAGAAGATCTTGGGTAATTTGATTGGGGATCCAAATTTTGCAATGCCATATTGGAATTGGGACAATCCAAATGGTATGCAAATACCTTCCATGTACACCGATAAGAACTCGCCTCTTTACGATGCCCTTCGCGATGCCCGCCACCTTCCACCAACAATTGTGGACCTCGATTACAATGGATCTGATTCACCAACAGATGATCAAACTCAAATATCAAGCAATTTAACCGTCATGTATAGGCAAATGGTGTCTAATTCCCGAACTCCCCGCCTTTTCATGGGAAGTCCATACCGTGCCGGAGATGAGCCGGATCCAGGACCCGGGTCACTTGAGAACATGCCTCATGGCCCGGTTCACATATGGGTCGGGGATAGCACCCAACCAAATTTTGAGGACATGGGCAACTTTTATTCGGCCGGGCGCGATCCTATATTCTATGCTCATCACTCAAATATAGATCGCCTTTGGTCGATATGGAAAACCCTAGGAGGCCGTCGCCAAGACTTTACCGATCCAGATTGGCTCAACTCATCGTTTCTATTCTACGATGAGAATGCTCAAATGGTTAGGGTTAAGGTCAAGGATAGCTTGGACAGCACGAAACTCGGCTACAATTATCAAAACGTGGACACCCCATGGATGGATAGCAAACCAAAGCCTAGAAATTCCAAACTTTTTGGAAACCTAATTGGTAAACGTGGAAATGGCATAGCAATGGCAGCCAATGGTCCAAAACCTTCAACACCGGTGACGGTTCTACCAAAGGTTCTAGATGGACCTATCACGATTAAGGTGGCGAGGCCAAAGAAGAGTAGGAGCAAGAAGgagaaagatgatgaagaagaaatttTGGTGATAGAGGGTATAGAAGTGGATAGAGATGCGTTTGTGAAGTTCGACATACTTATAAACGACGAACATGGATCGCATAGCGGACCAGAGAAGACGGAGTTTGCTGGAAGCTTCGTGAACGTGCCACATAAACACAAGCATAAACACGCTAAAAAGACTAAGACGGACTTGAGGCTAGGAATAACCGAGCTATTGGAAGACTTGGGTTGTGACGATGATGATAGTGTGTTGGTGAGTTTGGTTCCACGATATGGGTCCAAAGGTGCGGTCAGCGTGAGTGGGATCAAGATCGAGTTTGAATAA